The Haliotis asinina isolate JCU_RB_2024 chromosome 16, JCU_Hal_asi_v2, whole genome shotgun sequence DNA segment CTCatatgtggaatcaaacccggccATCCCACGACCACACTACTATCACGTAGAAATACAACACTGAATCGTGAAGTTTTCGGGAAGGTGTCAACAAAACGCTCAATTCATTTCGCGAcgtttgctttttgtttttcaaataccGATAAATGTTATTTATTAATATGCCAAGATAATAAAAAGCACCATCGTCTTTCAGTCCAACACCTGAGTATTCAGTCTGAAAGGCACCATTTTGGGATGTATGCCACTCCTGTTCCTAATATGGAGATCACATGACCTGCACGGGTGTTGGTAGCGGGAAAGAGGCTGTGACGTTTGGGACGGCGTGAGTGGAAACACGTTACTTCATGTGTACGACGAGGCAATGAATCATCCTGTCTCCACCAATAAGAGGCTATTTGTATATTCACTTGTATAATTCCGCCAAGAAAACCTATAAATACAAAGCCTGTCAACCCTGTGGTCATTAAAGGGGTGAGACTTTCTGGTTTCAGGCGTTGGTTTGACAAGACCATCCTAAATCTGTTACTGATTTCTGAGTTTCGAAACAGAAAACTGCTTTTCCAAATTTAAAAAGTACTGAGAATTATCCATTATTACAAAGATGCATCAACGACTTCTCATCCAGATTTCAGCCCTTTTACTTGTTGCCTTGGCTGTGCATGCTTTGCCTGGTAAGTCGTTTTAAATCGCCTATAGCTGTAGTATTGCACCTGGTAAATCTGCCACGGAATATGGTGTGTAGTCTTGTGCAGTGAGTAAGAATGTAATGCCTGTTGATTTGATCGAAGTGTTATTATTAGTGCATTGTTTGGACAACATTACAGTTAGGATAACATGGATGTCAGGTTGATAACACATGGATAACACAAGACATGTTCAACATTGCGGTGGTTGGGTACATCGTGACAGGTTTCAGATTTCAGTGCATGGATACCATGTGACATGTTTAAGATTTCCATGTTTGGATGTCATGTGAAAGGTTTAAATGTTCAACGGCTGAGTACCAAGTGACAGGTTTCAATTCTGGATGCAGGGAAAGTAGCTGACATGTTTAAGATGTCAGTGGGTGGTAACAGGTGATAGGCTTAAGAACTGACTGATGACAGGTTAAAGATCTGAATcgaatgatgacatgtgacagaCTATAGGTCTGAGTTGACTGATAATACGTGGTAGGTTAGAGATTTGAATGGACTGATAACACGTGGCAGGTTAGAGATCTGAATGGACTGATAACACGTGACAGGTTAAAGATCTGAATGGACTGATAACACGTGACAGGTTAAAGATCTGAATGGACTGATAACACGTGGCCAGGTTAGAGATCTGAATGGACAGATAACACGTGACAGGTTAAAGATCTGAATGGACTGATAACACTTGGCAGGTTAGCGATCTAAATGGAGTGATAACACGTGACATTTAGACATCTAAATGGGGTGATGACACATGGCAGATTAGAGACCTGAAAGGAGTGATAACAATGACAGGTTCCAGATTCTGAGTGGAGTGAAAACACTTGACAGGTTAGAGATCTTAATGAAGTGATAACCCATGGCAGATTAGAGATCTAAATTGAGTGATAACACATGGCAGATTAGAGATCTGAAAGGAGTGATAACAATGACAGGTTCCAGATTCTGAGTGAAGTGATAACACGTGACAGGTTAGAGATCTTAATGAAGTGATAACACATGGCAGGCGTAAGGTCACAGAGAACTGATAACGAGTGACAGGTTTCAGATAGCCATGAAAGATATTTCAACGTTAAGGACTTTTTATGGCAGGCTTTTGGTCCCGAGAAATGTACGTCTTGGAGAAAAGGTTGAGATCTTATGAAACCAGTATGCCATAGAGGCATGATACTCGGTTCCCCAGGATATCCGTGTTTGCCAAGCAGTCGTTGAGGCGTATGTACAGTAGAGCCGTACTGACGTCAACATGTTACGTGTTCTATTCGGTTTGAATACCTAACTATCATGTCTTGTTTTTGTGAGGTGCTAATTTTTGCGCGAATGACGAATTTCATCAAAGATCTATTCAACGAAGTATACGTATGTGTTAATATAAACAAATTTAGGCGATCTCTATCAAGATTCTGATGTTCATCCCACGGTTTGTTAATTGAAAGTGGCAAGtaaaaaaattgttaaaaaaaaaaatagaatatgTACACTTTGTAATTTAAGGGAAATTGAAGATTAATATCATTTTCTCCTGATCTGTCCATCATATAACTCAATACgttgtaaatacaaataaaaaagtATTAATATATCCATCCAAGCATCATAAAAATCTCTACTTTTATAAGCCGTAACAgtcaaaatatattgtaaaatttTACCATGTTCATTCACTGTGCAATGTTGTATACAAATGTATACAATGTTGTAAAACAAAAGTTTCATCTttgtaatgtaaatatatttatttatgtaattcaTCATTATGATTATGTATCATGCTAGGGGCCTGTGTCCTCTTCAGTACGAAATAAAGGTTGATTGATTGACAATTTAAATACTATCCGACATTGCAGAATCGTAAAATGATCCAGGCTGTTAGCCGAGAGTTTAATCGCTTCTATTTGCTTTCTGCATCAAAGTCTCATCTTGAAATACATGAAATGGCTAAGTTGAATAGAAAAGGCTTGGTGTTGGGATTCGCCTTACCTTACTGTCAGCATGTAAGCACATATTTCATTCGCAAAGACGTGATGGACACGTCTTCATTCATTACGTtttagatgagtgagtgagtgagtgaatttggttttacgccgcactcagcaatattccacctatatggcgccGGTCAGTAAacaatcgggtctggaccagacaatccatttatcaacaacatgagtatcgatctgcgcaaatgggaaccggtgacatgtgtcaaccaagtcagcgagcctgaccacccagtcccgttactcacgtcttacgacaagcaagccttttatggcaaacatgggttgctgaaggcctattctaccccgagaccttcacgggtcacgttTTAGATGAAATATTGAGCTAAAGGTTATCGTATGTTGTAACTATTTTTTTTTCCAGCAAGTGTTCCTAACACCACTGAGTCTGAGCCAGCAAATACCACCCTTGGTGATATCGAGCAGTACCGTAAGTACCAGTCTTAAGTGCTTCTGTCCTCAGTGCAGTGTTGTGTACCTTACAGTAAGGATCAGCCAGTATGTCACCAGTGGTTTAATGTGCTTCTGTGCTCATTGCAGTGTTGTGTACCTTATATGCACTGCTGTGTGCCTGTAAGCATCAGCCCGTAATCTCACCGGGTGGCTTGATACGCCCCTCTTGTCAATGCATTACCGTGTATCTTACCCTAAGGATCATTCAGAAGTATACCTAGGGCTAATGTGCGACTGTTAGCAACTTTTCATTTCATGCATATGTAAaattgtattttgatattttgaacgATCGCAACCAGTGGAGCGTACGGTAGAAACGTCAGACAGATACCGTCTCGTTATTCGATGATACGGTAATCACATTGCAGCACATCTCCCAGGAAATATCGTTTCTTCCTACCAAAACGATAGCATCTATGCAAGAATAATGATAACTACCTATGTGTTAAATGCTGTTTCTCGCCACCAGATAATCAGAAGAAGTCATGTTCACACCACAGCGAGTGTAGTTGCATAGGCGGCATCCCCATTTGCCACAACGGCTTCTGCAACTGCGTCATCGCCATCCCCTTTTGCCTTACACACAACGACTGTGCCGTTCGTTGTCAACACGACATCGGCGTGTGCCTTGGCAACGGCTGCAAGTGTTACAAGCTCGTCGAGGTGAGTTCCCACACAAGCACCTGTTGTAAGGTCACAGGGTACGTGGTCGCAGGTAAAGCGTAGAGACTGCTGAAGCTTGACTGTCATTGGGTATTGTATTGTAACGTACATCATAGTTCAAAGGCTGCTTTAGGTCATATTCCTAATCTTATTTATGCTACCCGTCAAAAGACTCGCTAGCATAAATGTCACTTACTTTAGGCAAccgttctaaactagattttgcaaaatattacattctgtttaaatgtacttttTACACGCAAACTGATGCATTGTTAAACAAATTCGCAAcgttgaaaatattatttgcaCGCGTTCAATAGAAAATAAAGCTCGGTGAAAATTgacgaattcttaacaaaaccttACACCAAAACATAGTTGTTCAGATGCACAATAACCGCAACATGACatatattgaatgttttaaGGGAgtcttttgagtgagtgagtatagtttaacgccgctttcagcaatactccagcaatatcacggcgggcaatcataagaaatggacttcattcattgtgcccatgtggcgAATAGatcccgggttttcggcgtgacgagccaataCTTAACCACGCGGCTACCCGGCCGCCCATTAagtcagtgagttttgttttacgccgcactcagcaaaattccacctatatggaggcggtctgtaaataatcgagtctcagacaatccagtgaccaacagcataaacatcgatctgcgcagttgggaaccgatgacacgtgtcaaccaagtccgtgAGTCcgacacccgatcccgttagtcgcctctaacgacaagctgagtcgccttttatagcaagcatgggttgcagaagacctattctaaccggggccttcacgggtcccaccGCCCCATTCACTTTCGACGGGTGGTATATATGTGTGAGGCGTTACTCCCACGCCACGTTGACAGCTGTGATGTAATTAAATACTTATCAAATCGATGTTGAATCCAAGTGTGTAATATATTCTGGTAAAATTCCATTGCTCTTCAAGCGCATGAAACCAGTGTTATTAAGTCTCATTGATGGACGAATACAGATTTGATTCCCCAGATACTGTGAAAGAAGCCCATTGATCGAACCCAAAGCAACCTCATTCCCACTCTTGTCTATATGCTGCCATTTTCAGGACAGGAAAATGAGTGAAAGCCTATACCCTATGTCATACGATGAGGATCTGAAGTGACGACCACTACGAGGGGAAAAGGCCGTGTTATCTTGACACCGGAAGTCGTAGCCATATGGCGGTTTTTACGAACCTGGCTTCTAGTCTGTGTGCAGCAAGTAAAGACATCCTGAAGTCCGTCGTGTTGGTtggatgtgatattgatatatatcatgaactGGAATATATGTCCATGGCGTAGTCCTGGTGTTTGACGTCGAGGACAAGTACCTTGTATTAAAAAAAACTAAGGTTTATCACCACGTTCTGCACTTTAATATTCAGAAATGCTGGGCTAGGACGGGTCCGAAATCTCTACCCAAATACACCACCTCCTATTAGCCTACCCTACCCAGATACCCGTTATgctaattcctgacatcaaattcgCAAGAAATAGCAATGTACTCTTCAGCCCGGAGACTAAACtgtttatattttcaatgccttAAATGCCTTAATTCAAAACAAGTGACTGTAAATTACGTCTAAATcctcaaagacaatacaacctttCAATCATGATAGAATAATatgttacattgtttaatctattagTCAAATAGTAATAACGGGTCCGGGTATTGAGACAGATACCCGGGTGCAACTGACGGGTATCCGGGTTACCGTCCCAGCTTTAGCAGCATGGCGTAATGGGTAATAGATATAAGCAACATGGCAATAATATGTTCATTGTTAGTTGCTGTTTGTCCATTGTCAATagtacaaaatgtaaaatagtaaaaacaaaatggatTAGTGCCATATCCTGTTATAACATTAGACATATCAATGTTTGGTCAAAAAGTGGTAAATGTCATGATATATATCAGTGACAAAAGTCATCAAACTGAAACAACCATAACCAGATCATATGTAAGCGTGACGAAACTTACGGCCTGTTTCAGAGGCATTTTCGAAGTTGTAAGCCATAGGaatgacaagtctttatggatgatcagttTCTTTATTGTACAACAATATAGGTATTTATACAGTTTTCAAGAATGAATGGAAAACGGTATAAatatctataccgaaacgtcgcagttgtacaataaatatattgACCATCCATAAACACTTGTCATTCCTGTAACTTGGCAATGAAATAGCTTCTATTTATGAGGCAACATATAAGGATAACAAACTTGGGACTAAGGTATGAAGTTGGATTGTTTAGTTTTTACACCCTTTAAGTACAAACTATGAACAAGAGCGTTAAGAAGCCCAAAGCCGGGCTACCTGGACGTCAAGCCGGAATGTTGAGACACTTGCAATATACAAATGCTAATATAAAAAATATCGCTGTACTAAAAAAAAGCACTCTTGATTAAAAAAAAAGTGTAGACTCCACGCTCGTGTAAGTCTCACGCACGGTGGATCAATAATACTGGATGGCTACATCTAGCGTTGTCATCATTCGTTCGCAATATAATAAAACTGTCAGTTGTATTTCTTACCTGGAAACATATGATAATTCACTGGCATATATGGCCCGTTttgctcaaaagcggaccgatgaattgcaactCGAAAAACTGtatctcgaaaactaataaacataacacgctcaatgaaacgctgatatGTTTCGGGCTAGATTGCAATCCAATGCCGCTTTTGAACCAAAACCGACTATAGAAGGCTAAACATCTACACAGTCAAGGAAGAGGCAGGCTGCGATAGTGTGCCAGTCACATATCAGTAGATTGTTGTCTTCTAAACTTAGACAGGTCAGTCACTGTATTGTTAATACTGAATGATTTACAAGGAAATACTCCCGGGATTCTGCCGATAATTCGCCTCacacatactggacaaaattaTTTAGGGATATTGGCACTTTTATGGTTGATATGTCATCAGATTTTCAATGAATAaaaagatcattattcataatttcaaaatttacacatatccctaactatttttgtccagtatatatcaaGAAACTACTACAGATGACAACGTCCACAGATATGTATTAATCATGTACAGGTTAATAAATTGTCGAGGACTGGGAAGAAAGCAACCCTAACTGACTTCATATTTTGTTCAACATGCCGTGGAAGGAGTAAACTGTTATCACATTAGTAGAGGTGGGCAAACCATTATTAATGattattattaataacataTTCAGAAAGTATAAAAACATATCAAAGAGTATTATCCGCAAAAGGTGTATTTCAAAACCCTCAAGTGTACCCACCCTCGTCTTGGCTTGGATTACAAGCACCCTATGCGTGGTTACAATATTCACCCGTCCAACCGGGcagacacctacacacataataGTCATACTTCTTCAGTCTGGGGTACTTGTCCCCAAACACCGTCGACCTCTTGTCCCTTGTGTCCCCATACTCCTCACTGGGCCTCACACAGGCCTCCTTCTGGTACAGACGGAGGAAGTTCTGTGTGGTGGCCTCGAAGTCCTTCCTGATACAGCGGCCGTGGTTGTTGCACAGCTCGTTGGCACATGCCTGTGTGAAGTCGGTGAGGTTCTTGACGAAGGGACCTAGGACTTTGTTGATATCATTCTGCATCTTGTGGCATTCATCACTGGAGTGGAAGAAACCTGAACTTCCCCAGATGACCACCCCAGAAGCCCCCATAGCGGCAGGTTCCTCGATGGCGACCTTGAGATCTTCCTGGaagtagagagtgagtgaatataacGCCACAGTCAGCGATTGAAGCCCATCGGGCGACACTGGACCAGAAAAACAGCAATAACTTTATTCGTGCTACAAATAGTTAATTACTCCCAACAATCGCTTTTGTATTTGTCCAGTCCACAACAGCCCTGTAACAGGGGGCAGTCACTTGAATGCGAATGCTTTGAACATTATTGCAGCTTGtgcagcttgacctgatcaagtgaatactaatgcattgcgggACCGTGTCGCAGTTGGTTGGGTCTATTACTGTGAAAGGGcgcacctttgtcagttgattgttaACATGCCCGAACAGCCGAGGTAAGACTGTTGTTTGACACCTTAGTGTCAGCAATGTCCTAAATTTCTTTAAGAATGAAGGTACAGATGGTTTCATATTTCCCATGCATGCATGCTTCGCACGCAAGTCAAAACATTCTTTTGCAGAAACGTTTCCtgttgactgggttccgtcctgtTGCGTAATTTGCGGTAACCGGTCCAAAATGGTTATGAcgaattcatttaactggacacattaatatttgtcagtatgatttgattCTTCGAAGCACTTGCATTTTGCAGTACTATGCTCCTTCTAATCCtggcaaacacgtcgtacaacGTGCTCTGTCGTACGGCAAGCTCTGTCAAACGGAAATCTGGAAACGGTGGAAACGAGGCTCTACCGCCAGAAAGGTTTGGCGGTCTGTTACGGAGGTTATACTATATCAGTCTCAGAACTCCACTGAAAAAGCGCACAAACatataacaggtgtaaccagtgagccagatacattgtgaatcattttacgacctcatcaaacagcaGAAGTGTGTGGTTTCTTAGGTAAGGCATGCTGCttaaacctcgacataaaatgCCGAAATACGGTTTTATTAAAGTTTaatattaaaattcatttgtaaataccattttcaaatGACCCAAGGAATTGGAATCCAGTGTAATCATAGGTCTTTGTGGTGTCAATTTTTACTTTCACACGAGAAGCTTCGGATCgactgaaaagtaggtcattgtctaaacaggttaatgagactcactttatggctgaaagcaacatttataacattctctgctcccttAGTTACTGAAGGTAACTTGACCTGCCATTTTTGCCATTTGACCTCCGGGGTCATGTATAacgtagagtagctcaggtcaagctgtacAAGCTGTGCTGTTTGAAGATGAGAAGCATTTCCGGGTAGAATAAAGATCCAAGTTATGCATCCTACCCGTGGTCACCACGAAACCAACGGGAACGGCCATAATACAGATACCAAGAAACATAAACAGGTGAACAGGGATTCCAAACCCTGATAATAGGGCAAACCTAAGGCTAACTGTGTATTGAGAATCTTTCCACCTTGGGGACAGGGCTGTTCGAGTGTTTCCTCTCGGGGGCAGGTGGAGTGAGACAGCCgacaaaaaaaaattattttttttaaaataaaaatagaaaaaaataaataaaacaaatatgtcgatGTCGTGTaaaataatctagtctgaacCTCATAAAGCAGTTGATGATATGAAACATGTCGTGTAAATACGATAT contains these protein-coding regions:
- the LOC137267895 gene encoding uncharacterized protein — translated: MHQRLLIQISALLLVALAVHALPASVPNTTESEPANTTLGDIEQYHNQKKSCSHHSECSCIGGIPICHNGFCNCVIAIPFCLTHNDCAVRCQHDIGVCLGNGCKCYKLVEDRKMSESLYPMSYDEDLK